The proteins below are encoded in one region of Paenibacillus albus:
- a CDS encoding glycoside hydrolase family 76 protein — protein sequence MKRKRIMITAAATILVVAGLAAWQLGSGGSTPTEGTAATVETAQKTTPSVWAERADLAQKELNSSFWNEDRGLFNNATPCIDQQCDNPFNYWWLAHAVDVLTDGYERTGDKQYVTQLDKLYQGLLKRNGGDFINDYYDDMEWMALAWLRAFDATGDKRYQEAAMTLWQDIQTGWNDEVGGGIAWRKSQTDYKNTPANAPAIILAARVYNHTKAAADLEWAKKLYDWQKSHLVDPDTGLVWDGINRQGDGAVDKNWMFTYGQGVFIGAGVELYQITKEQQYLDDARKTAGNLKKDFLSPTTDMLPFEDGGDAGLFKGILVRYIGELIQVDPTQKDLRQMLFTNADTLWADGKSEDKALFSNSWDQTPDEVVELSTELSGIMLLEQAVLAEKEK from the coding sequence ATGAAACGTAAGCGCATAATGATTACAGCTGCTGCGACTATATTGGTAGTCGCCGGCTTGGCAGCATGGCAATTGGGATCAGGCGGCTCTACCCCAACAGAAGGAACCGCCGCAACAGTAGAGACCGCTCAAAAAACGACTCCATCGGTATGGGCTGAGCGAGCAGATCTTGCACAGAAAGAGCTGAACAGCTCCTTTTGGAATGAGGATCGAGGTTTATTCAACAATGCGACGCCGTGCATCGATCAGCAGTGTGACAATCCGTTCAATTACTGGTGGCTGGCGCACGCAGTCGATGTGCTGACCGACGGTTATGAGCGGACAGGCGACAAGCAATATGTGACGCAGCTGGATAAGCTGTATCAAGGCTTGCTGAAGCGCAACGGAGGCGACTTCATCAACGATTATTACGACGATATGGAATGGATGGCGCTTGCTTGGCTGAGGGCCTTCGATGCAACAGGTGATAAAAGGTACCAAGAAGCGGCGATGACTCTATGGCAAGACATTCAGACCGGCTGGAACGACGAGGTGGGCGGCGGAATCGCTTGGCGCAAGTCGCAAACGGATTACAAGAATACACCGGCGAACGCACCTGCGATAATACTGGCAGCTCGGGTATACAACCATACGAAGGCTGCCGCTGATTTGGAATGGGCAAAGAAGCTGTACGATTGGCAGAAGTCGCATCTGGTGGACCCGGATACAGGACTGGTTTGGGACGGCATTAATCGCCAAGGAGATGGGGCTGTCGATAAGAATTGGATGTTTACCTACGGCCAAGGCGTGTTCATTGGCGCTGGGGTGGAGCTGTACCAGATCACCAAGGAGCAGCAGTATCTCGACGATGCGAGGAAGACGGCAGGGAATTTGAAGAAGGATTTCCTCTCGCCGACGACAGATATGCTTCCTTTTGAGGATGGTGGAGATGCTGGTTTGTTCAAAGGCATACTTGTCCGCTACATCGGCGAGCTGATTCAGGTCGATCCGACTCAGAAGGATCTGCGCCAAATGCTATTTACGAATGCGGATACGTTATGGGCGGATGGCAAGAGCGAGGATAAGGCATTGTTCAGTAATTCATGGGATCAGACACCGGATGAAGTCGTTGAACTGAGTACCGAGCTCAGTGGAATTATGCTGCTCGAACAAGCGGTGCTGGCAGAGAAAGAGAAATAG